CCAGAAAGAGAATACGTGATACTGCCGTTAACCGGGTGAGTAACATTCAAAATGGTAGCCGGAGTGGCAGGACAGTCTGTATCCGGACCGGCAATTTGGCTTACGCGAATTTCTTTAGCAATTGCTTCCAGCACAAAACTGGCGTTTTCTTCTGTATGTTGGGTGTTGAATGCCAGCCTTTGTAAATCCAAAGAACCGACAAAAACTCCGCCCATTAAAACCATGATTACCGAAAATAACAAAATCACCAGTGTGGTTTCAATCAAGGTAAACCCTGTATTATGCTTTGGGTTCATTTGCATTTTTAGGCTAAGGCGAAGCGTTATTTCCAATTAAACAAATGATCTTCGGCGCTGACAGATTTGGGTGCCGATCCTCTTTCAGTCCAAGTAACATCTACAACTATACTCTTTTCAACGCCGGTAACTTCCGTAACAACGTCAATGGTGCGCTTAAACAGGGTATCGCCACCAGAATCGTAACTGAATAAGCCAGTAGCGGGGTCGCTTTTTAAATTGGGATTACTATCTAAAGTAAGCAATGCCTGCGAATCCCACTGAACTCTATAAGTACCGTCTGGAATTGACGTACCAAATGAATTTCCCAAAAACCAGTCGCGATCTCGTATATTCCTCACAACCTCTATTCCCTCTTGTGCTAGGCCGCTGGCAATAAAATTATTTTTGATTGAAGTGGCGCTTCTGCTATTTGTTGTTAAAATAAAAGTTATCGCGGTAAAAGCCAGCCCAAAAATAAAAACAGCGATTAATATTTCGACGAGTGTAAACCCGGATTGGCCATGACCAAAAATTATTTTTCTATGAATTTTAGTTTGTGCCATTTATTCAGAGTC
This sequence is a window from Candidatus Yanofskybacteria bacterium. Protein-coding genes within it:
- a CDS encoding type II secretion system protein, with the protein product MNPKHNTGFTLIETTLVILLFSVIMVLMGGVFVGSLDLQRLAFNTQHTEENASFVLEAIAKEIRVSQIAGPDTDCPATPATILNVTHPVNGSITYSLSGNAIHRNVNGTDSVMNSSTVEFTNFRFCVSGTAIDDLKQPRVTIIAGLKSVKTKQQSTIDIQTTLSQRFLSN
- a CDS encoding type II secretion system protein is translated as MAQTKIHRKIIFGHGQSGFTLVEILIAVFIFGLAFTAITFILTTNSRSATSIKNNFIASGLAQEGIEVVRNIRDRDWFLGNSFGTSIPDGTYRVQWDSQALLTLDSNPNLKSDPATGLFSYDSGGDTLFKRTIDVVTEVTGVEKSIVVDVTWTERGSAPKSVSAEDHLFNWK